The genomic segment AGGGCGACCAGGAGGGCGCAGAGAAATGTGAGGCGGATTGTCATAATGAAGTGTGAAGTATAAAGTGTGAAGTGTGAAGGGTCCACCCAGTCTCAAGTTCCTAACCACTCAGCTTGCCCAACCACCAAAGTTAGTGCGAACGCCATTCGTTAATGAACTGCTGGCGCAGTTGTACCCCGTTCCGTCGATTCGCGTTTTTTACTACCGGGCGCAGCGAAAGCCAAAGTAGGCCATGCTGCCGTTGTCCTGAGCCGAGGGTTCGCCACCATAGCGGCGGGCACAACGCAGAGAATGGGGGGAAGATTGCCATTGCCCACCCCTGCGCGTGTGTTGGTAATCGAAGCCCTTGTCCGGCCCTTTGGGGTTATCAGTAGGGGCGTTTTTGTAATAGTTTGGATCGTACCAATCGGCACACCACTCCCACACATTTCCCGCCATGTCGTAGAGACCATAGGCATTGGGGGAGTGGGATTTGACGGCTCGCGTGGGGTAAGGCGTTTTGAAGATGCGTCCGTAATTGGCTTTTTGTTCGTCGGGCGGGTCGTCGCCCCAGGGATATTTGGCCTGGGTACGACCTGCGCGGCAGGCGTATTCCCATTCTGCTTCGGTGGGTAAGCGCGCGTCCAGATAGTGGCAATAGGCTTCGGCGTCGTAATAGGTGATATTGACAACGGGGTGGGTGCCGAACTCAGACATCCAGAACCAGTCTTCGCGCCAGTGTTCGGGCGAGGGATGGCCTGTGGCTTTTGTGAAGGCAAAGTATTCGGTGTTGGTGACTTCGTGGTCTAAGAGTTCGAAATCGGACACTGTGACCAGGCGGATGGGTTTTTCGTTTTCAAAAGTGCCACCCATAAGGAAGGTGCCACCCTGGATGGATATAAAACCGAGTTCATCGGGTTGGGGTGGGACAGATGGCCGCCAGGGCGTTGACGGGTCGATGACCACCCACCCCTTGCCGGATGCGTTCAGGCTTTCGGCGAGGGTATTGAGCAAGGTGCGAACTGTGGCTTTGTCGGGTGCTTCAGGAGAGAGATCGAGATAGGTTTTGAAGTGGCGATAAGCATTGGCGTTGCGTTTTTGATGGTGATAGAGGCGGCCCAAAATTAAATGTGTGGGCGCATGTTTGGGGTCAATTTTGAGGATTTTGAGGAATTGCTGCTCGGCATAATAGACCTCGCCGTCTTCCAGCGACATGCGGGCCAGATCGTAGCGTGCGGGGATCTCGGCGGGATCGCCTTGCGCGTTGGCAGAGGCAACAACCCCC from the Gemmatimonadota bacterium genome contains:
- a CDS encoding SUMF1/EgtB/PvdO family nonheme iron enzyme, encoding MPTRLYVTFVFLLGVVASANAQGDPAEIPARYDLARMSLEDGEVYYAEQQFLKILKIDPKHAPTHLILGRLYHHQKRNANAYRHFKTYLDLSPEAPDKATVRTLLNTLAESLNASGKGWVVIDPSTPWRPSVPPQPDELGFISIQGGTFLMGGTFENEKPIRLVTVSDFELLDHEVTNTEYFAFTKATGHPSPEHWREDWFWMSEFGTHPVVNITYYDAEAYCHYLDARLPTEAEWEYACRAGRTQAKYPWGDDPPDEQKANYGRIFKTPYPTRAVKSHSPNAYGLYDMAGNVWEWCADWYDPNYYKNAPTDNPKGPDKGFDYQHTRRGGQWQSSPHSLRCARRYGGEPSAQDNGSMAYFGFRCAR